In Paenibacillus sp. G2S3, a single window of DNA contains:
- a CDS encoding response regulator, translated as MKKLLIVDDEKNIRVGLKIMIEREFPSAYTIVMASNGAEALEVFKTDGADIIITDIRMPVMDGITLLEQLSVEVGGERKPAVVILSGYDDFEYAKCAIRYRVKDYLLKPIRRDELFEILLHIHKEQEEQEFSVKKIEREAEQFRKELRSSRLRGLLQQQEVQLEPEQQEELNGLEVPFTVGVLNYYFNDGTRMKATEVQGLVERLMGPIEKCFSEILTDWEGKLVLIGTSSQSFMELSRQAEAREITGLSIGISSEGKGLEELRSCYKEACRALQYTFLFPQEGFLNYEDVSQKRRNFPLPKEELRKLLNMLGTEREKEIKCLLSVIFQTEYLKEMDLSYLESVGQSINEQVLDEVFRLYGEASVEVLKLYRTVGNMYNYRHFHDYYRALENLLLSVSDYIVGVRSAHTEHADMEEALNYIEKNYARPLNMAMVSNHVSLNYSYFSEAFKAYTGENFVIYLKKVRIRHAKELLAKDCGKLAEVSEKVGFENSKQFARVFKELEGISPGDYRAKMLSKDLS; from the coding sequence ATGAAGAAATTACTGATCGTTGATGATGAGAAAAATATTCGTGTAGGCCTGAAGATCATGATCGAAAGGGAATTTCCGTCCGCTTATACGATCGTAATGGCGAGCAACGGCGCAGAGGCGCTCGAGGTATTTAAGACAGACGGTGCAGATATTATTATTACGGATATTCGTATGCCGGTGATGGATGGAATTACGCTTTTGGAGCAGCTATCAGTGGAGGTAGGGGGCGAGAGAAAACCAGCAGTGGTGATCCTAAGTGGGTATGATGATTTCGAATATGCTAAATGTGCCATACGTTATCGTGTGAAGGATTATTTACTTAAGCCGATTCGCCGAGATGAGCTGTTCGAAATCCTGCTGCATATCCATAAGGAACAGGAAGAACAGGAGTTCAGCGTCAAGAAAATAGAGCGGGAAGCAGAACAGTTTCGCAAAGAGCTACGCTCCAGCCGTTTACGGGGACTGCTGCAGCAGCAGGAGGTTCAGTTGGAGCCCGAGCAGCAAGAGGAGCTAAATGGTTTGGAGGTTCCTTTTACAGTTGGCGTGCTGAATTACTATTTTAATGATGGGACTCGGATGAAGGCGACAGAAGTTCAGGGTCTGGTCGAACGGCTGATGGGGCCGATTGAGAAGTGTTTTTCGGAAATTTTAACCGACTGGGAAGGTAAGTTAGTATTAATCGGGACTAGTTCACAGAGCTTCATGGAGCTGTCCCGTCAAGCTGAAGCCAGAGAGATAACTGGTTTGTCGATCGGAATCAGCAGTGAGGGAAAAGGTCTCGAAGAACTTCGTTCCTGTTACAAGGAAGCATGCCGGGCACTACAGTATACTTTTTTATTTCCGCAAGAAGGATTTTTGAATTATGAGGATGTCAGTCAAAAGCGGCGTAACTTTCCTTTGCCGAAGGAGGAGCTTCGTAAGCTGCTTAATATGCTGGGGACAGAACGTGAGAAGGAAATAAAATGCCTGCTGTCTGTTATTTTTCAAACTGAGTATTTGAAGGAAATGGACTTGTCTTATCTCGAGAGCGTGGGGCAGAGTATCAATGAGCAGGTACTGGATGAAGTATTTCGGCTGTATGGGGAAGCCTCGGTTGAGGTGTTAAAGCTATATCGTACGGTTGGTAACATGTATAACTATCGCCATTTCCATGATTACTATCGTGCGCTTGAGAATTTGCTCCTGAGTGTGAGTGATTATATTGTAGGGGTGCGCTCTGCTCATACGGAGCATGCTGACATGGAGGAAGCGCTGAACTATATTGAAAAGAACTATGCTCGTCCACTAAATATGGCTATGGTTAGTAACCATGTTTCTTTGAATTATTCCTATTTTAGCGAAGCCTTCAAGGCATATACTGGTGAGAATTTTGTTATTTATTTAAAAAAGGTACGCATCCGCCATGCTAAAGAACTGCTAGCGAAAGACTGTGGCAAGCTTGCTGAAGTTTCGGAGAAAGTAGGTTTTGAGAACAGTAAACAATTTGCCCGTGTATTCAAAGAGTTGGAAGGGATCTCTCCAGGGGATTATAGAGCCAAAATGCTGTCTAAAGATTTGTCGTAA
- a CDS encoding carbohydrate ABC transporter permease, which produces MFALKRKTKGEALFDIINNIIMLCICFITLYPIWYVLVNAFNNGSDAMRGGIYWWPRVFSFENFEAVFASPGIMQAMWITVAKTVLGTVLHVFFTAMVAYAFSRKNLIGGKFYMLMGTVTLFFGGGLIPTFLLMKDLHLLENFLVYIIPVMFSFFDLIIFMTFFREIPEGLEEAARIDGANDWSIFLRIVLPVSMPVIATIALFHGVYQWNDYFTGMIYINNTDLQPIQTYLFRVVAQSSSSQMMVAVQGSSVTRSVTSQSIKLATMVVTTLPIVFVYPFLQRYFVKGMMIGSIKG; this is translated from the coding sequence ATGTTTGCACTTAAGCGTAAAACGAAGGGCGAGGCCCTATTCGATATCATCAATAACATTATCATGCTGTGTATCTGCTTCATAACGCTATACCCGATCTGGTACGTATTGGTTAACGCCTTCAATAACGGTAGTGATGCCATGCGGGGAGGGATCTACTGGTGGCCGCGGGTGTTCAGCTTTGAGAATTTCGAGGCCGTTTTTGCCAGTCCCGGTATTATGCAGGCGATGTGGATCACTGTTGCTAAAACAGTCTTGGGGACAGTGCTACACGTATTTTTCACAGCGATGGTAGCTTATGCATTCTCCCGTAAAAACCTTATTGGCGGTAAGTTCTACATGCTTATGGGTACAGTGACTCTCTTTTTTGGCGGGGGACTCATTCCTACTTTTCTGCTGATGAAGGATCTTCACTTATTGGAGAATTTCCTAGTCTATATTATTCCGGTAATGTTCAGTTTTTTTGATCTCATTATCTTCATGACCTTTTTCCGGGAGATCCCCGAAGGACTTGAAGAAGCGGCACGGATTGACGGTGCTAATGATTGGTCTATCTTTTTAAGAATTGTACTTCCAGTATCCATGCCTGTAATTGCTACCATTGCGCTATTCCACGGCGTGTATCAATGGAATGATTACTTTACCGGTATGATCTATATCAATAACACAGATTTACAGCCGATTCAGACCTATTTATTTCGAGTCGTAGCACAATCGAGCTCTAGTCAAATGATGGTTGCTGTACAGGGCAGCAGCGTTACGAGAAGCGTAACGTCACAGTCCATTAAGCTGGCGACGATGGTAGTGACCACACTGCCGATAGTATTCGTATATCCGTTCCTGCAGCGTTATTTCGTTAAAGGTATGATGATCGGTTCGATTAAGGGCTGA
- a CDS encoding histidine phosphatase family protein — MSTTTIYLTRHGQTEWNVQNRMQGHMDSALTTLGVQQAEWLSRGMQAKHLDVIYASSSPRALRTAEIIRGERDVPLKISDAFKEIGMGVWEGRDSAELAAQYSDQHRYFWKEPDRFKVEGSETFAEVQTRALEKLQEILTAHQGETILIVTHTVVIKLLMAYFEGRELPKLWDLPYIYPTCLSRIDFTEGVPEILLHGDTSHYEENEAGMES; from the coding sequence ATGAGTACTACAACGATATATCTAACGCGGCATGGACAGACAGAATGGAATGTGCAGAATCGTATGCAAGGTCATATGGATTCTGCGCTGACGACGCTTGGCGTACAACAGGCGGAATGGTTAAGCCGGGGAATGCAGGCTAAACATCTTGATGTCATTTATGCAAGCTCCAGCCCAAGAGCGCTGCGTACAGCTGAGATTATACGCGGAGAGCGGGATGTTCCGCTGAAGATTTCCGATGCTTTCAAAGAAATTGGCATGGGCGTATGGGAAGGCCGAGATTCTGCTGAACTGGCAGCTCAGTATTCAGACCAGCATCGTTATTTCTGGAAGGAACCCGACCGGTTTAAAGTGGAGGGTAGCGAGACCTTTGCAGAGGTGCAGACAAGAGCGCTAGAGAAGCTTCAGGAAATTCTTACTGCCCATCAGGGGGAGACGATTCTTATCGTAACGCATACGGTAGTGATCAAGCTCTTGATGGCTTATTTTGAGGGCAGAGAGTTGCCTAAGCTATGGGATCTGCCTTACATATATCCAACCTGCTTATCCAGGATTGATTTTACGGAGGGCGTGCCGGAGATTCTGCTGCACGGGGATACAAGTCATTATGAAGAGAATGAGGCTGGGATGGAAAGTTGA
- a CDS encoding sensor histidine kinase — MYRVNRRERARATWHSFSYWWGRRSLQSRLIAAYVFIILGPCLLVSVYFYKSINNTYLRDALEKNDYLLQMEKLHIYNQIEAMERAAQMAYSDEDVEEFLANVTEPQLIDLVNFNTNAYVNMTRIQFNNPNIEHLRLYSRSNTVHEIWPIIFREERVSSTPWFQKALQLKGQEYWSFQKSDPDLMQRYLGAPTESLPKVSLLREKSRPADNHIGMVQVDMMLSRFTPKTYTDVRDNQTQMFLVDSEMQLFTRPDHSFLQDNSEMANVIADRYRNFRATGEWDSDYSENGKSFLFINTPLDRIDAYLLNVVSMDGVMGDISRSRNFIIGANIGIIVLLTLIAYIMNAFILKNLRRLTETMKSVRRGEAYSGITIRGGGEVGELAHHFSKLMNTINTLVAQAVSKQALSKEAELRTLHNQIDAHFLYNTLENIKMLAEIENQRTISDALTSLGGMMRYNFKWSGEYVKLRDEVRHIENYIEVMNIRFEYPVKLVLHIEPRYLELEVLKMSLQPIVENSVKHAWNGEKENLENPNIHIHISETKGDIFIELRDNGMGLTPERLVALNEAIYAKDEYCDSSCEPKDVNRRAGGIGLRNVHQRLQIFYGEEYGLVVQSEAGSWTMVRLTLPKVLLTGEKQP; from the coding sequence GTGTATAGAGTGAATAGGCGAGAGCGAGCCAGAGCAACATGGCATTCATTTAGTTATTGGTGGGGTCGAAGATCCCTTCAGAGTCGTTTAATTGCAGCCTATGTTTTTATTATTCTTGGCCCCTGTTTGTTGGTATCTGTCTACTTCTATAAGTCGATCAATAATACTTATCTTCGTGATGCCCTGGAGAAAAATGATTATTTGCTGCAAATGGAAAAATTGCATATCTATAATCAAATTGAGGCCATGGAACGTGCTGCGCAGATGGCATATTCTGATGAAGATGTGGAAGAATTCCTAGCGAATGTAACGGAGCCACAACTAATAGATTTGGTTAATTTCAATACAAATGCCTATGTGAATATGACTCGTATTCAATTTAACAATCCGAATATTGAGCATTTGCGGCTATATTCGAGAAGTAATACGGTACATGAAATTTGGCCGATTATCTTTCGCGAAGAGCGAGTTTCTTCCACTCCATGGTTTCAGAAAGCGCTTCAATTGAAGGGGCAGGAATACTGGTCTTTTCAGAAAAGTGACCCGGATTTGATGCAGAGATACTTGGGAGCACCGACAGAGAGTCTGCCAAAGGTTTCGTTGCTGCGTGAGAAGAGTCGTCCAGCAGATAATCATATCGGCATGGTGCAGGTGGATATGATGCTGAGCCGATTTACACCCAAGACGTATACAGATGTCCGGGATAATCAGACCCAAATGTTCCTTGTGGATAGCGAAATGCAGTTATTTACTCGGCCGGACCATTCCTTTTTACAGGATAATTCGGAAATGGCTAATGTTATTGCAGATCGGTATAGGAATTTTCGGGCAACAGGGGAATGGGACAGTGATTATTCAGAGAATGGAAAATCGTTCTTATTTATTAACACCCCCTTGGATCGCATAGATGCTTATTTGCTAAATGTAGTGTCGATGGATGGAGTTATGGGGGATATCTCTCGGAGTCGCAATTTTATCATTGGTGCTAATATTGGAATCATTGTCTTGTTAACACTGATCGCTTACATTATGAATGCATTCATCCTGAAAAATCTGCGCAGATTGACCGAAACGATGAAAAGCGTGCGCAGAGGTGAAGCGTATAGTGGAATTACGATTCGGGGTGGGGGAGAAGTCGGTGAGCTTGCCCATCATTTCTCTAAGCTAATGAATACAATTAATACGTTGGTCGCTCAGGCTGTGAGCAAGCAGGCGTTATCCAAAGAGGCCGAGCTGCGCACGCTGCATAACCAAATTGATGCACATTTTTTGTATAACACGCTTGAAAATATTAAAATGCTTGCTGAAATTGAGAATCAACGCACGATATCAGACGCACTAACTTCACTCGGTGGGATGATGCGCTATAATTTCAAATGGTCTGGGGAATATGTGAAGCTTCGGGATGAGGTTCGCCACATTGAGAATTACATTGAAGTAATGAATATTCGTTTTGAGTATCCGGTTAAGCTTGTGCTTCATATTGAACCTCGATATTTGGAGCTGGAGGTGCTGAAAATGTCACTGCAGCCTATTGTAGAGAACAGTGTTAAGCATGCTTGGAACGGTGAGAAAGAGAATTTAGAGAACCCGAACATTCATATTCATATTTCGGAAACGAAGGGTGATATTTTCATAGAGCTTCGTGATAATGGTATGGGCCTAACTCCTGAGCGTCTGGTTGCTTTAAACGAGGCGATTTATGCAAAGGATGAATATTGCGACAGCTCTTGTGAACCGAAGGATGTAAACCGGAGAGCAGGTGGTATAGGACTGCGAAATGTACACCAGCGTCTGCAAATCTTTTATGGCGAAGAATACGGGCTTGTAGTACAGAGCGAGGCAGGGAGTTGGACCATGGTACGTCTGACCTTGCCGAAAGTTCTTTTGACGGGAGAAAAACAACCATGA
- a CDS encoding AAC(3) family N-acetyltransferase — translation MEEIQGNLITVQTLAEDFRRLGVKAGMTIILHSSFKSLGQWVAGGPVAVILALEEVLGESGTLVMPTHSSDLTDPAGWSNPPVPESWWQSIREQMPAYDPDLTPLRGMGVIPDCFRRQKEVKRSDHPIHSFAAWGKHRDEIIYGHSLEYGLGDDSPLARIYDLGGSVLLLGVGNLNNTSLHLAECRAFYEGKKEVIGGAPILVDGHRQWVEFKELDWNSDDFVELAEQFGQETGLITNGHIASAAAQLIPQREIVDYAVNWMERNRK, via the coding sequence GTGGAAGAAATTCAAGGCAATTTGATTACAGTTCAGACGTTGGCAGAGGATTTTCGGCGACTGGGTGTAAAGGCGGGGATGACGATTATACTGCATTCGTCCTTCAAATCACTAGGCCAATGGGTGGCAGGTGGCCCGGTTGCCGTTATTTTGGCGCTTGAGGAGGTCCTTGGAGAGTCAGGTACACTTGTGATGCCCACGCATTCTAGTGATCTGACGGACCCCGCTGGCTGGAGTAACCCGCCGGTGCCCGAATCTTGGTGGCAGAGTATCCGTGAGCAGATGCCGGCTTATGATCCAGACCTGACCCCACTGAGGGGAATGGGGGTTATTCCGGATTGCTTCCGTAGACAAAAAGAGGTAAAGCGCAGCGATCACCCCATTCATTCATTTGCGGCTTGGGGCAAGCATAGGGATGAGATTATATATGGCCACTCCCTCGAATACGGTTTGGGGGATGACTCTCCATTAGCTCGTATTTATGATCTGGGGGGAAGTGTGCTGCTGCTAGGCGTAGGGAATCTAAATAATACTTCATTACATCTTGCTGAATGCCGGGCCTTCTATGAAGGAAAGAAGGAAGTCATTGGCGGGGCACCTATACTAGTGGATGGTCATAGACAGTGGGTGGAATTCAAGGAGCTAGATTGGAACTCTGACGATTTCGTTGAACTTGCTGAGCAATTCGGGCAAGAGACAGGGCTCATTACAAATGGTCATATCGCCTCAGCTGCAGCTCAATTGATTCCACAGCGTGAAATTGTTGACTATGCGGTGAACTGGATGGAGCGAAACAGGAAGTAG
- a CDS encoding extracellular solute-binding protein, translating to MGMKRKPKTMGVLLLAIMMTLSAAGCSSGNNAGKNAEGNANSAKATNTGASAEPTAAALSADEPGWKIDTSPITFDWYLNFSWFPNKWGVDPTSQYVTKKTGVDINFIVPAGNENEKLNTLIASGKLPDFITLGFWEDAIKKMVEGELVLPLNKIAEEYDPYFFKVSDPDKLGWYTQDDGNVYGYPNSSSSPADYEKYGDEYVSNQVFAVRKDMYEAIGSPDMRTPEGFLNALKLAKEKFPEVNGQPLIPLGLHEFTENGNDSLEGYLQNFLAIPREKDGKVYARETDPEYIRWMKALRQANQDGLLAKDIFIDKRPQMEEKIAQGRYFAMLYQRTDFAAQLGTIYQQDPTKTYIAVDGPSNTNLDKPTLDGPGISGWTVTLISKDVKDKARAIRFLSYLNSEEGNKDLFLGEKGVSYDTIDGKDQFKPEVFDLMNKDRSAFDKQIGSSFTFWMMQNTNITNQWAPKSVEPFKQLEDWTKGKSISSSVFQQIEPTGNSPEGIIATKLKQLRGKTMPKLLMASSDAEFDKIWNEYLDKRKKDGEDVFDAYQQKKYEENKVKLSVK from the coding sequence ATGGGCATGAAACGTAAGCCAAAAACAATGGGAGTTCTGCTTCTCGCAATAATGATGACCTTGTCAGCCGCAGGCTGCTCCAGCGGGAATAATGCTGGCAAGAATGCCGAAGGCAATGCTAACAGCGCTAAGGCTACTAATACGGGGGCAAGTGCAGAACCGACTGCTGCTGCATTATCGGCAGATGAACCTGGCTGGAAAATTGATACTTCACCGATTACGTTTGACTGGTACCTGAATTTCTCATGGTTCCCTAATAAATGGGGCGTGGACCCAACCTCCCAATATGTAACAAAGAAGACCGGGGTTGATATTAACTTCATCGTTCCTGCTGGTAACGAGAATGAGAAGCTTAACACTTTGATTGCCTCCGGTAAATTGCCTGACTTCATCACTTTGGGCTTCTGGGAAGATGCGATTAAGAAAATGGTCGAAGGTGAACTTGTTCTTCCATTGAATAAGATTGCTGAAGAATACGATCCATACTTCTTTAAAGTATCCGATCCTGACAAGCTCGGTTGGTACACTCAGGATGATGGTAATGTATATGGCTATCCTAACTCTTCTTCCTCACCTGCAGATTACGAGAAATATGGAGATGAATACGTATCCAACCAAGTATTTGCGGTCCGTAAAGATATGTATGAAGCTATTGGAAGTCCGGATATGCGTACACCAGAAGGTTTCTTGAATGCGCTTAAATTAGCCAAAGAGAAATTCCCAGAAGTGAACGGTCAACCGCTTATTCCACTCGGTCTGCATGAGTTTACTGAGAACGGCAACGATTCTTTGGAAGGCTACCTGCAGAACTTCTTGGCAATCCCGAGAGAAAAAGATGGCAAGGTATACGCTCGTGAAACCGACCCAGAATATATCCGCTGGATGAAGGCTCTTCGTCAAGCCAATCAAGATGGTTTGCTGGCTAAAGATATCTTTATCGACAAACGTCCACAAATGGAAGAAAAAATTGCACAAGGTCGTTATTTCGCAATGCTGTATCAACGTACAGACTTTGCAGCACAGTTAGGAACGATTTACCAACAGGATCCAACCAAAACTTATATCGCTGTTGATGGTCCTTCCAATACAAACCTAGATAAACCAACCCTTGATGGCCCTGGTATCTCCGGTTGGACGGTAACATTGATCTCCAAAGATGTTAAGGATAAAGCACGTGCTATCCGCTTCCTGAGTTATTTGAACAGTGAAGAAGGTAATAAAGACTTATTCTTGGGCGAAAAAGGTGTCAGTTACGACACTATTGATGGAAAAGATCAATTTAAACCAGAAGTATTCGATCTGATGAACAAAGATCGCTCGGCGTTTGATAAGCAAATCGGTTCTTCATTTACATTCTGGATGATGCAAAATACGAATATCACCAATCAATGGGCTCCTAAATCTGTAGAACCATTCAAGCAATTGGAGGATTGGACTAAAGGTAAATCGATTAGTTCCTCTGTATTCCAACAAATCGAACCTACAGGAAACTCTCCTGAAGGAATCATCGCTACTAAGCTGAAACAACTACGCGGTAAAACTATGCCGAAATTGCTTATGGCTTCTTCTGATGCGGAATTCGACAAGATTTGGAATGAGTATTTAGACAAGAGAAAGAAGGACGGCGAAGATGTATTTGATGCCTACCAACAGAAGAAGTATGAAGAGAATAAAGTGAAGCTGTCCGTAAAATAA